A single genomic interval of Rhizobium leguminosarum bv. trifolii WSM1325 harbors:
- a CDS encoding phosphonate C-P lyase system protein PhnH (TIGRFAM: phosphonate C-P lyase system protein PhnH~PFAM: phosphonate metabolism~KEGG: ret:RHE_CH00166 carbon-phosphorus lyase complex subunit) has translation MGLKTEALTGGFAEPVFHAQSVFKMLMDGMARPGTIQTVQPDVAPPAPLGIAAGTIALTLCDHDTPVWLSQGLAKSAVPEWLGFHTGAPLTSEKAEARFAFTEAGTALSSFGLFASGTQEYPDRSTTLIIELAELEGGRRLALMGPGIQSVAEMTPIGLPETFLRLWTENRALFPRGVDIVLTSGRRFLCLPRTTKITATEI, from the coding sequence ATGGGCCTGAAGACAGAAGCTTTGACCGGCGGCTTTGCCGAGCCGGTCTTCCATGCCCAAAGCGTCTTCAAGATGCTGATGGACGGTATGGCCCGCCCCGGCACGATCCAGACTGTTCAGCCCGATGTCGCTCCGCCGGCACCGCTCGGCATCGCCGCCGGCACGATCGCGCTGACGCTTTGCGACCACGACACACCCGTCTGGCTTTCCCAGGGACTGGCGAAATCGGCCGTGCCGGAGTGGCTCGGCTTCCACACCGGCGCGCCGTTGACCAGCGAAAAGGCCGAGGCGCGTTTTGCCTTCACCGAGGCCGGCACCGCACTTTCCTCCTTCGGCCTCTTTGCATCCGGCACGCAGGAATATCCCGACCGCTCGACGACCCTCATCATCGAGCTCGCCGAACTTGAGGGCGGCCGCAGGCTGGCGCTGATGGGTCCGGGCATCCAGAGCGTAGCGGAGATGACGCCTATCGGCCTGCCGGAGACTTTCCTGCGGCTCTGGACTGAGAACCGTGCGCTCTTTCCGCGCGGCGTCGACATCGTGCTGACATCGGGCAGACGTTTCCTCTGCCTGCCGCGCACCACCAAGATCACAGCAACGGAGATCTGA
- a CDS encoding phosphonate C-P lyase system protein PhnG (TIGRFAM: phosphonate C-P lyase system protein PhnG~PFAM: phosphonate metabolism PhnG~KEGG: rec:RHECIAT_CH0000211 phosphonate metabolism protein) codes for MISADSKAPASQTASGRKRAADLLARAERSELLAVFDALPEKPVAHQVRGPETGLVMVRGRIGGGGAPFNLGEVTVTRATVRLDSGSVGHAQALGTDREKARLAAIFDALWQEEATKDFVEQALLLPITERIADAERRKADETAATRVDFFTMVRGDN; via the coding sequence ATGATATCAGCGGACAGCAAAGCCCCTGCGTCACAGACGGCATCCGGGCGCAAACGCGCCGCCGATCTGCTGGCGCGCGCGGAACGCAGCGAACTCTTGGCGGTCTTCGATGCGTTGCCGGAAAAGCCTGTGGCTCATCAGGTGCGCGGACCGGAGACCGGGCTGGTGATGGTGCGCGGACGCATCGGCGGCGGCGGCGCTCCCTTCAATCTTGGCGAAGTGACGGTGACGCGGGCGACGGTCCGGCTCGACTCCGGTTCGGTCGGCCATGCGCAGGCGCTCGGCACCGACCGCGAGAAGGCCAGGCTTGCGGCGATCTTCGACGCGCTCTGGCAGGAGGAAGCGACGAAGGACTTCGTCGAACAGGCCCTGCTTTTGCCGATCACTGAGCGGATCGCCGATGCCGAACGCCGCAAGGCGGACGAGACGGCGGCAACCCGCGTCGATTTCTTCACCATGGTGCGGGGAGACAACTGA
- a CDS encoding phophonate C-P lyase system transcriptional regulator PhnF, GntR family (KEGG: rec:RHECIAT_CH0000212 probable transcriptional regulator protein, GntR family~TIGRFAM: phosphonates metabolism transcriptional regulator PhnF~PFAM: UbiC transcription regulator-associated domain protein; regulatory protein GntR HTH~SMART: regulatory protein GntR HTH), producing the protein MAGLKQVQRQTGVALWRQIADRIREAISSGAYDETGMVPPETMLALQFGVNRHTVRSALAALAQEGIVRAVQGRGTLIERKERLNFPITRRTRFTAGIGDQAREMRGLLLDEAKEEASAEIARWLGLKQGDQVIRLETLRQADKRPVSRATSWFPAERFAGIGAAYRTAESITKAFAELGLPDYVRATTEVTAAHASAADMADLELTPGAILLIAKAMNTDLEGVPVQYSISRFAADRVQFTIEN; encoded by the coding sequence ATGGCGGGATTGAAGCAGGTGCAAAGGCAAACCGGCGTGGCGCTCTGGCGCCAGATCGCCGATCGGATTCGCGAGGCGATCAGCAGCGGCGCCTATGACGAAACGGGAATGGTGCCGCCGGAAACCATGCTGGCGCTGCAATTTGGCGTCAACCGGCATACCGTGCGCAGTGCGCTGGCGGCGCTGGCGCAGGAGGGTATCGTCCGCGCGGTACAAGGTCGCGGCACGCTGATCGAGCGCAAGGAGCGGCTGAATTTCCCGATCACGCGGCGCACGCGTTTCACCGCCGGCATCGGCGATCAGGCGCGTGAAATGCGCGGCCTTCTGCTCGATGAGGCAAAGGAGGAAGCGAGTGCCGAGATCGCCCGCTGGCTGGGCCTGAAGCAAGGAGATCAGGTGATCCGCCTGGAAACGCTGCGCCAGGCAGACAAGCGGCCGGTTTCAAGGGCGACGAGCTGGTTTCCCGCCGAACGCTTTGCCGGTATCGGTGCGGCTTACCGGACGGCGGAATCGATCACCAAGGCTTTCGCCGAACTCGGCCTGCCGGATTATGTCCGGGCGACGACCGAAGTGACGGCCGCCCATGCGAGTGCAGCCGATATGGCCGACCTCGAACTCACTCCCGGCGCGATCCTGCTGATCGCCAAGGCGATGAATACCGATCTTGAAGGTGTGCCGGTGCAATATTCGATCAGCCGCTTCGCGGCCGACCGGGTACAGTTCACCATCGAGAATTGA
- a CDS encoding phosphoglycerate mutase 1 family (TIGRFAM: phosphoglycerate mutase 1 family~PFAM: Phosphoglycerate mutase~KEGG: rec:RHECIAT_CH0000213 phosphoglycerate mutase protein) has product MSGTLVLVRHGQSDWNLKNLFTGWKDPDLTELGVQEANAGGAALAEYGIKFDVAYTSVLVRAQHTLKLILDKVGQPDLQTIRDQALNERDYGDLSGLNKDDARAKWGEEQVHIWRRSYDVPPPGGESLRDTGARVWPYYLTEILPRVLRGEKVLVAAHGNSLRSLVMVLDKLSKEGVLALNLATGVPMVYTLKADSTVASKEVLGDMSGAH; this is encoded by the coding sequence ATGAGCGGTACCCTCGTCCTCGTTCGCCACGGCCAGAGTGACTGGAACCTGAAGAATCTCTTCACCGGCTGGAAGGATCCCGATCTGACCGAGCTCGGCGTCCAGGAAGCTAATGCAGGCGGGGCTGCGCTCGCCGAATACGGGATTAAATTCGACGTCGCCTATACCTCGGTGCTGGTGCGCGCGCAGCACACGCTGAAGCTCATCCTCGACAAGGTCGGCCAGCCCGATCTCCAGACGATCCGAGACCAGGCGCTGAACGAGCGCGACTACGGCGACCTCTCCGGCCTCAACAAGGATGATGCACGCGCCAAGTGGGGCGAGGAACAGGTGCATATCTGGCGCCGTTCCTATGACGTGCCGCCTCCCGGCGGTGAAAGCCTGCGCGACACCGGCGCCCGCGTCTGGCCCTACTACCTCACCGAAATCCTGCCGCGCGTCCTCAGAGGCGAAAAGGTGCTGGTTGCCGCACACGGCAATTCGCTGCGCTCGCTGGTGATGGTGCTCGACAAGCTGAGCAAAGAAGGCGTGCTCGCCCTCAATCTCGCCACCGGCGTGCCCATGGTCTACACGCTGAAGGCGGATTCCACCGTCGCTTCCAAGGAAGTGCTCGGCGACATGTCCGGCGCACATTGA
- a CDS encoding dihydrodipicolinate reductase (KEGG: rec:RHECIAT_CH0000214 dihydrodipicolinate reductase protein~TIGRFAM: dihydrodipicolinate reductase~PFAM: dihydrodipicolinate reductase), with product MSDAAMKLVVVGAAGRMGQTLIRLIHSIDGVTLHAAVERAGSPFVGKDAGEIAGLGPTGVIVGDDPLNAFLDAEGVLDFTSPAATVEFSGLAAQARIVHVIGTTGCLPDDNAKIAAAARHARIVKSGNMSLGVNLLSVLAEQAARALDPDDWDIEILEMHHKHKVDAPSGTALLFGEAAAKGRSIDLAAKSVRVRDGHTGAREAGTIGFATLRGGSVIGEHSVLFAGEGEIVTLSHSAADRSIFARGAIKAALWARDKKPGLYSMLDVLGLSSS from the coding sequence ATGAGCGATGCTGCGATGAAACTGGTGGTGGTTGGCGCAGCAGGACGCATGGGGCAGACGCTGATCCGGCTCATCCATTCGATCGATGGCGTGACGCTGCATGCCGCGGTCGAGCGTGCCGGCTCGCCCTTCGTCGGCAAGGATGCCGGCGAGATCGCCGGTCTCGGCCCGACCGGTGTCATCGTCGGCGACGATCCGCTCAATGCCTTTCTCGATGCCGAAGGCGTGCTCGACTTCACCTCGCCCGCTGCAACAGTAGAATTCTCAGGCCTCGCCGCGCAGGCCCGCATCGTCCATGTCATTGGCACGACGGGCTGTTTACCCGACGACAATGCCAAGATCGCCGCAGCGGCCCGCCATGCCCGCATCGTCAAGTCGGGCAATATGAGCCTCGGGGTCAATCTGCTCAGCGTGCTCGCAGAGCAGGCAGCGCGTGCGCTCGATCCTGATGACTGGGATATCGAGATCCTGGAAATGCACCACAAGCACAAGGTGGATGCGCCTTCCGGCACCGCCCTTCTGTTCGGCGAGGCCGCGGCAAAGGGGCGCAGCATCGATCTGGCCGCGAAGTCGGTCCGGGTGCGCGACGGCCATACCGGCGCCCGTGAAGCGGGCACGATCGGCTTTGCGACGCTGCGCGGCGGCTCCGTCATCGGCGAGCATTCCGTGCTTTTTGCCGGCGAAGGTGAAATCGTCACCCTATCGCACAGTGCGGCCGACCGCTCTATCTTCGCGCGTGGCGCCATCAAGGCGGCCCTTTGGGCACGCGACAAGAAGCCGGGTCTCTATTCCATGCTCGACGTGCTCGGGCTTTCTTCCTCATAA
- a CDS encoding ABC transporter related (PFAM: ABC transporter related; ABC transporter transmembrane region~SMART: AAA ATPase~KEGG: rec:RHECIAT_CH0000215 putative multidrug ABC transporter, ATPase and permease protein) → MEAAESRTQSVSSDTVTGILKRIIAENGRDHLWGYVFAIACLIVVALSTAFTAWIMRAIIDEAFANRRADVVWIICLSIFIAFVLRGFASYGQAVALSKVGNDIVARYQRRLYAHLMTLSVGFFSEARSAHIAAQVSQNVSGIRDVLNLTITSTVRDLLTFVSLLAVMILQDPLLSLAVFIMAPPLLYALRYVSKRLRSATREAVHLNSHVLGAMQETIQGIAIVKAFTMEEELERKVNKLIKGAESRANRIARLSERTSPLTESFAGFAVASVLAYAAYRSIYNNVPPGAFFSFVTALLLAYDPARRLARLQVQMERAVVNARMIYELLDMEPRQRDLPDARPLTVTQARIEFRNVSFAYGNESVLSGVSFIAEGGATTALVGPSGAGKSTVISLIPRFYDPREGEILIDGQDIAHITKKSLRQQLAYVSQQPYLFEGTIRDNIRYGRPEATDAEVEEAARLAYAHDFISAQPQGYETPVGENGVTLSGGQRQRLSIARALVRNAPILLLDEATSALDTESEAAVQKALDEAMSGRTVVVIAHRLSTVVRADKIVVMQQGRVVEEGNHETLAKVSDGLYARLNNLQRPSASDSN, encoded by the coding sequence TTGGAAGCGGCGGAAAGCAGAACGCAGAGCGTCAGCAGCGATACCGTAACCGGTATCCTGAAGCGCATCATCGCTGAAAACGGCCGCGACCATCTGTGGGGCTATGTCTTTGCGATCGCCTGCCTCATCGTGGTGGCGCTTTCGACGGCGTTCACCGCCTGGATCATGCGGGCGATCATCGACGAGGCCTTCGCCAATCGGCGCGCCGACGTCGTCTGGATCATCTGTCTTTCGATCTTCATAGCCTTCGTGCTGCGCGGTTTTGCGAGCTACGGTCAGGCGGTGGCGCTTTCCAAGGTCGGCAACGATATCGTCGCCCGCTACCAGCGCCGGCTCTATGCGCATCTGATGACGCTTTCGGTCGGCTTCTTCAGCGAGGCGCGCTCTGCCCATATCGCCGCGCAGGTGAGCCAAAACGTCAGCGGCATCCGTGACGTGCTCAACCTGACGATCACCTCGACAGTGCGCGACCTGCTGACCTTTGTTTCGCTGCTCGCCGTGATGATCCTCCAGGATCCGCTGCTCAGCCTTGCCGTGTTCATCATGGCCCCACCGCTGCTCTATGCGCTGCGTTATGTTTCCAAGCGGCTGCGCTCGGCCACCCGCGAGGCCGTACATCTGAACAGCCACGTTCTCGGCGCCATGCAGGAGACGATCCAGGGTATCGCCATCGTGAAAGCCTTCACGATGGAAGAAGAGCTGGAACGGAAGGTCAACAAACTCATCAAGGGCGCCGAAAGCCGGGCGAACCGGATTGCCCGGCTTTCCGAACGCACTTCTCCTCTGACGGAAAGTTTCGCGGGCTTTGCCGTCGCCAGCGTGCTTGCCTATGCCGCCTACCGCTCGATCTATAACAATGTGCCGCCAGGCGCCTTCTTCTCCTTCGTCACGGCGCTGCTGCTTGCCTATGATCCGGCCCGCCGGCTTGCCCGCCTGCAGGTGCAGATGGAGCGCGCCGTCGTCAATGCGCGGATGATCTACGAATTGCTCGACATGGAACCGCGCCAGCGCGACCTGCCGGATGCCCGGCCGCTGACGGTGACGCAGGCAAGGATTGAATTCCGCAATGTGTCATTCGCCTACGGCAATGAGAGCGTGCTCAGCGGCGTCAGTTTCATCGCCGAGGGCGGTGCGACCACCGCACTTGTCGGTCCCTCCGGCGCCGGCAAATCCACCGTCATCAGCCTCATTCCGCGCTTCTACGATCCGCGCGAGGGCGAAATCCTGATCGACGGACAGGACATCGCCCACATCACCAAGAAGTCGCTGCGCCAGCAGCTCGCCTATGTCTCGCAACAGCCCTATCTTTTCGAGGGCACGATCCGCGACAATATCCGCTATGGCCGGCCGGAAGCGACCGATGCCGAGGTGGAAGAGGCGGCACGCCTTGCCTATGCGCATGACTTCATCTCGGCACAGCCGCAGGGTTACGAGACACCGGTCGGCGAAAACGGCGTGACGCTTTCGGGCGGCCAGCGCCAGCGGCTGTCGATCGCACGCGCCCTGGTGCGCAATGCGCCGATCCTGCTTCTCGACGAGGCGACCTCGGCCCTCGACACCGAATCCGAAGCAGCCGTGCAGAAGGCGCTCGACGAAGCGATGAGCGGACGCACCGTCGTCGTCATCGCCCACCGGCTTTCGACCGTGGTGCGGGCCGACAAGATCGTCGTCATGCAGCAGGGCCGCGTCGTCGAGGAAGGCAATCACGAGACGCTTGCGAAGGTCAGCGACGGTCTTTACGCTCGCCTCAACAACCTGCAGAGGCCTTCGGCCTCCGATTCAAACTGA
- a CDS encoding glucokinase (KEGG: rec:RHECIAT_CH0000216 glucokinase protein~TIGRFAM: glucokinase~PFAM: Glucokinase), producing MPKPNNSIAPQPFPILIGDIGGTNARFSILTDAYAEPKQFPNVRTADFATIDEAIQQGVLDKTAVQPRSAILAVAGPINDDEIPLTNCDWVVRPKTMIEGLGMEDVLVVNDFEAQALAIAALSDENRERIGDATGDMIASRVVLGPGTGLGVGGLVHAQHSWIPVPGEGGHVDLGPRSKRDYEIFPHIETIEGRVSAEQILCGRGLVNLYHAICVVDGIQPTMKDPADITSHALAGSDKAAVETVSLFATYLGRVAGDMAMVFMARGGVYLSGGISQKIIPALKKPEFRIAFEDKAPHTALLRTIPTYVVTHPLAALAGLSSYARMPANFGVSTEGRRWRR from the coding sequence ATGCCAAAACCGAACAACAGCATCGCTCCGCAGCCTTTCCCGATCCTGATCGGCGATATCGGCGGCACGAATGCCCGCTTCTCCATCCTGACCGATGCCTATGCCGAGCCGAAGCAGTTTCCGAACGTGCGCACGGCGGATTTCGCCACGATCGACGAAGCGATCCAGCAAGGCGTGCTCGACAAGACCGCCGTGCAGCCGCGCTCGGCGATCCTCGCCGTCGCCGGCCCGATCAACGACGACGAGATCCCGCTGACCAATTGCGACTGGGTGGTGCGGCCGAAGACGATGATCGAGGGCCTCGGCATGGAGGATGTGCTCGTCGTCAACGATTTCGAGGCGCAGGCGCTGGCAATCGCCGCGCTTTCGGATGAAAACCGCGAACGCATCGGCGACGCCACCGGCGACATGATCGCCTCCCGCGTCGTGCTCGGACCAGGCACCGGCCTCGGCGTCGGCGGGCTTGTGCATGCCCAGCACAGCTGGATCCCGGTTCCCGGCGAAGGCGGCCATGTCGATCTCGGGCCGCGCAGCAAGCGCGATTATGAAATCTTCCCGCATATCGAGACGATCGAAGGCCGCGTTTCGGCCGAGCAGATCCTCTGCGGGCGCGGCCTCGTCAACCTCTACCATGCCATCTGCGTTGTCGACGGCATCCAGCCGACGATGAAAGATCCCGCCGACATCACCTCGCATGCGCTTGCCGGCAGCGACAAGGCAGCCGTAGAGACCGTCTCGCTGTTTGCCACCTATCTCGGCCGCGTGGCGGGCGACATGGCGATGGTGTTCATGGCGCGCGGCGGCGTCTATCTGTCCGGCGGCATCTCGCAGAAGATCATCCCGGCGCTGAAGAAGCCGGAATTCCGCATCGCCTTCGAGGACAAGGCGCCGCATACGGCGCTGCTTCGCACCATCCCGACCTATGTGGTGACGCATCCGCTGGCAGCGCTTGCCGGGCTTTCCTCCTATGCGCGGATGCCGGCAAATTTCGGCGTCTCGACCGAAGGCCGCCGCTGGCGGCGCTAG
- a CDS encoding methylglyoxal synthase (KEGG: rec:RHECIAT_CH0000217 methylglyoxal synthase protein~TIGRFAM: methylglyoxal synthase~PFAM: MGS domain protein) has product MAGGKCLALIAHDQKKDDMADFARANRDVLSHWKIVATGTTGGRVLDAAPDLHVTRLKSGPLGGDQQIGALISTGEVDALIFFVDPLTPMPHDVDVKALMRLAIVYDIPMALNHATAIKLLPTLEA; this is encoded by the coding sequence ATGGCCGGCGGCAAATGCCTTGCATTGATTGCGCATGACCAGAAGAAAGACGACATGGCGGATTTCGCCCGCGCCAACCGGGACGTTCTCTCCCATTGGAAGATCGTCGCCACCGGCACCACCGGCGGGCGCGTGCTCGACGCCGCCCCCGATCTCCACGTCACGAGGCTGAAAAGCGGGCCGCTCGGCGGCGACCAGCAGATCGGCGCCTTGATTTCGACCGGCGAGGTCGACGCCCTGATCTTCTTCGTCGACCCCTTGACGCCGATGCCGCACGATGTCGACGTGAAGGCGCTGATGCGTCTGGCGATCGTCTACGATATTCCGATGGCGCTCAACCACGCGACCGCTATAAAACTTCTTCCCACACTCGAAGCCTGA
- a CDS encoding peptidase U6 penicillin-insensitive murein endopeptidase (PFAM: peptidase U6 penicillin-insensitive murein endopeptidase~KEGG: ret:RHE_CH00174 penicillin-insensitive murein endopeptidase): MAFGFAQAFRTFGKLTLAGAIGASLAAGEVGAQQKTPSPGSAKGQFGAVGLPTQGPAQPIGFYAKGCMTGAVALPTDGPTWQAMRLSRNRRWGNPAMIAMLERLSQDGVKYAGWPGILVGDIAQPRGGPMLNGHASHQIGLDADIWFTPMPTRRMTAEERQDLPFTTMLQKGKFLTVDPKVWTQSHARLLMLAASYPEVERIFVNPAIKKKMCDTWTGDRTNLGKLRPEYGHDSHFHIRIKCPPGAKGCTPQAPVVAGDGCDKSLAWWFTPAPWAPPKPPKPGAKPPKPPREMMVSDLPKACAAVLDATSVASMQAATYGGPSAASALTAAPAAAPAAADDGALPDVGPVPNDKPAIQ, from the coding sequence ATGGCTTTCGGCTTCGCTCAGGCTTTCAGGACATTCGGCAAACTGACGCTTGCCGGCGCAATCGGCGCAAGCCTTGCCGCCGGCGAGGTCGGCGCCCAGCAGAAGACGCCGAGCCCGGGCAGCGCCAAGGGGCAATTCGGCGCCGTCGGCCTGCCGACGCAGGGACCGGCACAGCCGATCGGTTTTTACGCAAAGGGCTGCATGACGGGTGCGGTGGCGCTGCCGACCGATGGACCGACCTGGCAGGCGATGCGACTTTCGCGCAATCGCCGCTGGGGCAATCCGGCGATGATCGCGATGCTCGAACGTCTTTCGCAGGACGGGGTCAAATATGCCGGCTGGCCGGGCATTCTCGTTGGCGACATTGCGCAGCCGCGTGGCGGGCCGATGCTGAACGGCCATGCCTCGCACCAGATCGGTCTTGATGCCGACATTTGGTTTACGCCGATGCCCACGCGCCGCATGACGGCCGAGGAGCGCCAGGATCTGCCCTTCACCACCATGCTGCAGAAGGGCAAGTTCCTGACCGTCGACCCCAAGGTGTGGACGCAATCGCACGCGCGGCTGCTGATGCTGGCGGCAAGCTATCCCGAGGTGGAGCGCATTTTCGTCAATCCGGCGATCAAGAAGAAGATGTGTGATACGTGGACCGGCGACCGCACCAATCTCGGCAAGCTACGGCCGGAATACGGCCATGACTCGCATTTCCACATTCGCATCAAGTGCCCGCCAGGAGCCAAGGGATGCACGCCGCAGGCCCCGGTCGTTGCCGGCGACGGCTGCGACAAGTCACTCGCCTGGTGGTTCACGCCGGCGCCCTGGGCACCGCCGAAACCGCCGAAGCCCGGCGCCAAGCCGCCGAAGCCGCCGCGCGAGATGATGGTCTCCGACCTGCCCAAGGCCTGCGCCGCCGTGCTCGATGCTACTTCCGTCGCCTCGATGCAGGCCGCCACCTATGGCGGACCTTCCGCCGCCAGCGCACTCACCGCCGCGCCGGCCGCAGCGCCTGCCGCCGCCGACGACGGGGCTTTGCCCGATGTCGGTCCGGTTCCGAACGACAAGCCGGCGATACAATGA
- a CDS encoding extracellular solute-binding protein family 5 (PFAM: extracellular solute-binding protein family 5~KEGG: rec:RHECIAT_CH0000219 probable peptide ABC transporter, substrate-binding protein) → MAALWSKIGLFLSLAGALAPMSATGQDQPFQIGSSVISEMKYKPGFAHFDYVNPDAPKGGDLRLSASGAFDTFNPLLAKGQAAVGLTLVYDTLMKPADDELLVSYGLLAEGLSFPADVSSATFRLRKEAKWADGQPVTPEDVIFSLDKTKELNPLASNYYHHVVKAEKTGERDVTFTFDEKNNRELPNILGQLMVVPKHWWEAPGPDGKPRDISKTTLEPVMGSGPYKIASFSPGATIRYELRDDYWGKDLNVNVGQNNFRNVNYTYFGDRDVEFEAFRAGNSDYWQETTAARWATGYDFPAVKEGRVKKEEVANPLRATGIMQALVPNMRRDLFKDIRVREALNYGLDFEELNRTVAFNSYKRIDSYFWNTELASSGLPQGKELEILQGMKDKVPPEVFTTPYTNPVGGDPQKSRDNLRKAIALFKEAGWELKGNRMVNTKTGQPMSFEILLSSPMLERWAVPYANNLRKIGIDARIRTVDASQSVNRERSFDYDMIWNVWAETMNPGNEQADYWGSGSVNQQGSRNYAGIANQAVDELIRMIIFAPNRGEQIAAIKAMDRVLLANHYVIPLFYRDTYNIAYWNTVTHPAEFPAYSLGFPDAWWSTSAK, encoded by the coding sequence ATGGCGGCTCTGTGGTCGAAGATCGGTTTGTTTCTATCGCTTGCGGGTGCTCTGGCGCCAATGTCGGCAACGGGTCAGGACCAGCCCTTTCAGATCGGAAGCTCGGTCATCAGCGAGATGAAGTACAAGCCGGGCTTTGCGCATTTCGACTACGTCAATCCCGATGCACCGAAAGGCGGAGATCTGCGCCTCTCCGCAAGCGGCGCCTTCGACACCTTCAACCCGCTGCTCGCCAAAGGCCAGGCGGCAGTGGGCCTGACGCTCGTTTACGACACGTTGATGAAGCCCGCCGACGACGAGCTGCTCGTCTCCTACGGTCTGCTTGCCGAGGGATTGTCTTTTCCCGCTGACGTCTCAAGCGCGACCTTCCGCCTGCGCAAGGAAGCGAAATGGGCGGATGGTCAGCCGGTCACGCCGGAAGACGTCATCTTCAGTCTGGACAAGACCAAGGAATTAAATCCCCTCGCCTCGAACTATTACCACCACGTTGTCAAAGCGGAAAAGACCGGCGAGCGTGACGTCACCTTCACCTTCGATGAGAAGAACAACCGCGAACTGCCGAATATTCTCGGCCAGTTGATGGTCGTGCCGAAGCATTGGTGGGAAGCGCCCGGACCGGATGGCAAGCCGCGCGACATTTCTAAAACGACGCTGGAGCCCGTGATGGGTTCGGGGCCGTACAAGATCGCTTCCTTCTCGCCTGGCGCAACGATCCGTTATGAATTGCGTGACGACTATTGGGGCAAGGACCTCAATGTGAATGTCGGCCAGAACAATTTCCGCAACGTCAACTACACCTATTTCGGTGATCGGGATGTCGAGTTCGAGGCCTTTCGCGCTGGCAACAGCGACTACTGGCAGGAAACCACGGCTGCCCGCTGGGCGACGGGATATGATTTTCCCGCGGTGAAGGAAGGGCGTGTCAAAAAAGAGGAGGTTGCAAACCCCCTGCGCGCCACCGGCATCATGCAAGCTCTCGTGCCCAACATGCGACGTGACCTCTTCAAGGACATCAGGGTCCGCGAGGCGCTGAACTACGGTCTGGATTTTGAGGAACTGAACCGCACCGTTGCCTTTAATAGTTACAAACGCATCGACAGCTATTTCTGGAATACCGAACTCGCCTCCTCCGGCCTGCCGCAGGGTAAAGAACTGGAAATTCTGCAGGGCATGAAGGATAAGGTTCCGCCCGAAGTCTTCACCACGCCCTATACCAATCCCGTCGGCGGCGATCCGCAAAAGAGCCGCGACAACCTCCGCAAGGCGATTGCGCTTTTCAAAGAAGCCGGCTGGGAGCTCAAGGGCAATCGCATGGTCAATACCAAGACTGGCCAGCCGATGAGTTTCGAGATCCTGTTGTCGAGCCCCATGCTGGAGCGCTGGGCGGTGCCCTATGCCAACAATCTCAGGAAAATCGGCATCGATGCGCGGATCCGGACAGTCGATGCGTCGCAATCTGTCAATCGTGAACGCAGCTTCGACTACGATATGATCTGGAATGTCTGGGCGGAGACCATGAATCCGGGCAACGAACAAGCCGACTATTGGGGATCCGGTTCGGTCAATCAGCAGGGTTCCCGCAATTATGCCGGCATTGCCAACCAAGCCGTTGATGAGCTCATTCGCATGATTATCTTCGCGCCGAACCGCGGCGAGCAGATCGCAGCAATCAAGGCCATGGATCGGGTCTTGCTTGCAAATCACTACGTCATCCCGCTGTTCTACCGCGATACCTATAACATCGCCTATTGGAACACGGTCACGCATCCGGCCGAGTTTCCGGCCTACAGCCTTGGCTTCCCCGATGCCTGGTGGTCGACCTCGGCAAAATGA